The following is a genomic window from Phaeodactylum tricornutum CCAP 1055/1 PHATR_bd_32x35 genomic scaffold, whole genome shotgun sequence.
CCAATTGGTACACTACTCATCAGGCCGTTTGACGAGTCTCCCGGGGGACTTAATTGAGGGCTAGCAGACGGACTTTCGTTGGGAAGTGTGGAAGCCGGAACTTGACTTTCTACAGTTCGCGTAGGGGTTGACGATGGAGAATTTGCTTCTCCGCCCGAATTGGTGGGCGGCGCTACATTGTCTCCATTGCTGGGTGCCGTGTTCATGTTCTTTGTCCTGGACCTATTTGGTGCCCTGTTCATGATTCTGTTGGGTGTCGTTATCGTAACCCCGTTTCTCTTCCCTCGGTTTCTCGGTGATTTACTTGGGGGGTCACTGGTTTCCTGACCAATTGCAGATGATTGGGTTTCAGGAACCAAATGGACCTTTTGTTGGGGAGAGCTTGGAGCCGCCGTTGCAGCTAGAATCTGTGTTATAGACCCGATGGTGTCAAAATTCCAACGGGGACCAATCTGACCACATCCTTCCGGTCCAATCTACGTTGACGGAGAGGGCAATCCAAGTATGAGACATGCAACTAGTGGAATCACATAGAATCACAAGACCTATCCATATCCATGAGTGTAGGATAGCTCCTCTATTCTTCATTTTCAACTTACATCCGTTCTTCCTGGGCACGCATGCTCATGTTGAACGGCTTTCGGCGGTCCATTTCCGCACTGTACGTCATTGTAAACAGGATTTCCAGCAATTCTAGGGCCCGGTCCTATTAACTCGCAAATCCGACGGATTGGTAGCCATCCTAGCGGTGTTTCTAAGATGTGATTCGCGAATTTGTGATCGAAGGACGAAGCACAATAGCACCGGCCATTGGCAGAATAGCTGTCAGCCCAGGATTTTCCCCCCGGGATTACGCCACCCACAACGTTGACAATGGTTACAATATCGGGATGCGTATCTCTAGACCGCGGTAGAGTCATTGGTGGAGAAGCGTTGGCACCTTCGGCAGCTTCAAGGTTCCATTTTGGTCCAGTGTGCCCACAGCCGCTTTCTCCGATCTGTAGAAACAAAAGCAGAAAGAAGCATAAGCCCAGCCATATTTTACGAGTTTCTGTCCTGCATGTGCAGAGTCCAAATCTTTCATAGTTTCTTACATCAATTCGTCCAGGACAAAGCAATTCGTTTTTCTCCGTACTGGCAGGACCGTTGCCGCATTGAATATCATTATATACGGGTCGTCCGCGTCTTCCAGGTCCGGGTCCAACCAGGTCACAAACCTCCGTTGTTGTCATCCATCCCCTTGTCGTTTCGACAACAAAGTTGTCCATGTTGCTATCCGAAGGTAGACAGTAGCAGCTATCACCCTCCGAATAGCTGCTGGCCCACCGTGGTCGTGGGCTTACACCTACTTTAACTTCAACGACGGCTATCACATCAGGATGGACGTTTTCTTGTGCATTGACCAGAAATAGAATGACGTTTATAGCCAACAGTCGAACCATTGATGGCGAACCGGAGTTTTCCATTGCGTTAAAAAATATGAGACACCTCTTCCCTCGTCGATCAAAAATTTCCGCTTTCGTAACTTCTTTGATCTTGTTCTCGCAGGTCTACTCATCAGTCGCCTATTTCAACTCCGTTTGTCTGGTGTTGAGTTTTAGTTGCTCATCAAAAGAAAGTGATGTATACATTAAGTAATTCTGGCGTTCTGTGAATACATTTTTTGAAGAACGAGTCATGCATTGCATTAGTCATCCCGGATGGCTAATCAACTGTAACCTTCTCATGTCGCTTGTTCTGTCGCCTGAATAGCATTTCAACTTGTATATAAATAAAGCAGGCAGATCAGAACTGCAATAATACATGCGGCATTTTGGCCTAGGTCGGTGGCTGATTATTCAGTCCCGTATGATTGGCACCCGCGGATTGCTCGCTCTGTTAAAATGTAAGGAATGTTCACTGCCAGGAAATGCTTGCATTTTTGTCCAGGAGACGACAAATTTCTCCTTTCTAACATTAACAACCGGCCGAGAAGATGAGCCATATAAATAAAGCAGGCAGATCAGAACCGTAATAATACATCCGCGAACATACGCATTTTGGCCTAGGTCGGTGGCTGATTATGCAGTCCCGTATTATTGGTACCCGCGGATTGCTCGCTCTGTTTTTACGTGAGGAATGTTCACTGCCAGGAAATGCTCGCATTTTTGTCTAGGAGACGACAAATTTCTCCTCTCAACGACCAGCCGAGAAGATAAGCCAGCGGTGTATTCAGTCAACAAACAATTTCCGCTGTTTAGTGTTCCGAGCAACTCATCATTGATACCAGTTTCTTTCGCTCCTGTCCCGACTAAATTCCTCGCTTTGTCCTCCGGAACGGGACATATGCTGGCTAGGTAGGTATTCCTTTTGGCAAGTATCCCGCGCCATTGCTGACAAATGTGTAATTTCGTCTAAGCAGGGGTGTTGCGCTGGCAGGCCATACAGACGCATTCACTTTAATACCTATTTCAACGCACCGGCTGTCGCCACTACAGCCAGAGCCGAGTCGTTGTGTTGCAGATGTCCGAAAGACAAATGTAAAATTGATTGGTTTTCCTTGCATTGCATGATTTCTTGCCAGTGGCGCATGCCTACTATTCTGAAGGCACCTATGACGTCTGTAATGACTAGAGGACGAGTCATGTTACTTGAATATTTAGGCGACGTAGCTCTTATGCGAGATCATACCTTGGTTATTCATTACTTCCAATATGATAGGGACCCCAGAGTCGACAGCACCTATGATGTTTCGAATGCTCAAGCCTTGCTCTTCGTGGACGTGAGGCTGCATGCATCCATCAGTGTAAGCGTCTACTGCATAAAAAAGCAGGAATTTCACCGCGTTTCGTATTGTTGCTGTCGATCGGCTTCCATGCGGGTCGCCATGCGGGAGGCTTCATCCATACTAGACGGTAAAACGCGTCGGACCATGGGCTGATCCGCGGCAAACGTGAAATAAAATTGGTTGGAAAGGCGAGCCGACACGCGCTCCGGTTCTGTCACCCAGGCTTCCACTTCCACGTAAATTAATGGCAGTTCCCGGTGATCATTGGAAGAGGCGTAGTAGTCCCCGAGTCGACCGTGATCCGTATATAAAACGCGGGAATTGAATACCAGCAAGTCGCCGACATCCACAGGATTGGCAAAGGACACGTCATCGACTTCTAAAAAGATGGGCCGGGCCCCACCAAAGACGTAGGCGTTGGAGTAGGCCAGTTCAAAAGCCCGTCGCATCAGGAATCCGCCAAACACGCGATTGTGTAAATTCTGCGTTTGCGGTTGAGCAATCATGGCATTCTGCATACGTGTGGCATTCATCAGAATGGAATGCGGATTGGCCAAGGCGGGCATGTTGAGGAGTGGACCGGCTTCCTGGAGCAAAGATGCCGCCATGTGTTCAATGTGCGCCTGCGCCGTGTGATCGGCAGAAGGAGCAGACTGCGAGGTcggtttactgttaatccTACTCCGACGCTGTCGTTTGAGCGCTGCTCGTTGTGCGCCTCGAGTAAAATAGGATTCTTCGTCCGGTGTTTGCGGTAGGATGGGGGGGATTGCCGTGGGTTTCTTAGTGATAGGATCCAAAGTCACAAAAGTCACAAAGGCTTCAAGCCATTCCTGTTGGGTTCCGGCATCCATGCACGACATGCGAATTTCCATACTCGACTTTCCAGTCCACGAGACTTGTCCCGAGAGGATCTGATCGTGCTTTGCTGTAGGTCGTTCTTGTAAGCGAATACGATCAACCGAAGCGGTGACAATAATCGGGTGCATGGTTTGACCCTGATCGACATGGAAGAAGGCAATGTTCCCGGCCAGTGCGTCTAAATCTTCCATCATGCGTCCCAATCGCATCTGCCCCCAGGGATTGCGGTAGCTTTCGTACAACAATTCGTCCGTGGAAAAGGCGTAGGTGATTTCGACGCGACTGTCCGCCGGTGCTTTGCCAATGCTTGGATCGTAGTCGACGTTCCCAATGCGACCTTCGCGAGCTTTGGCAGCCTGACGCTCCGTCCATAGTTTATGCACGATGGGATTTTTGAACAGACTTTGGAGGTTTTCTCGGGGAGAGGAAGATTGCTGTGGTTGCTGGGCATGATCGGTCTTCTCGGACAGtgctgacgaagacgatgaagtGCATCGGGTCTTGGTGGTTTCTCTCCGGGTAAAGTTCGGTCGTATCAGCCATTGACAAGACGATAGGTCCGCACTCGCGAAGGCCGCTACTGTTGATCCGCTCGTCTTGCATAGTCGTGCAatcatatttgaatgccTACTGTCTCCGCACCGCCGATGACGTTTGACGTGATTGTTGAATGAAAGAGATATGGCGAAGACTCCTTCTCGCCCGCTTTGTATTGGAATTCAACTATCAATCAGTATTTACTGCACTTGACGCACGCATGCTTGATCGGAACTCGCGGATGCGACGCTCCATTGTCGTGGGTTTTGCCGCACTACGTTCGGTACGAGATACGAGTTCCTTTGGACGACGACTTAGGTGTCGTTAATTGTATACTTTTGCCCGTGTTACGGTTCCTATTCGGTATCCGCGACCGATGGTCGTTCAAATTTGAAATACAtaagtcgtcgtcggcgtcgaaTCTAACGCATAAATGATACCCGGAAGTGCTCGTTCTCTCTGCCAGCCGACGCACCCCGATTCCGCTAGCCGTAGAGATCCTGCAAAGAGCTTCACTATACCGTTCCTGCCTGTGCCGGTACATTCCTCTATTGGAAACATCGTATTGTGGCACAATTGTAGTTCCTTTCATAGCAACCAAACCCTTCTCAGTTTTTTTTTTCCGGAACAATCGCAACAACCAAGcatgcacacacacacacacacacacacgcatAGAGTGTCCAATGTTTGTTCCATGCAGGGAAGCCTtgtgtcacggtatagtacgatgtgacatgtctcctagtgatgttCGCCCtctagacgtcaacacggtgaacagcagttggagtgttcataagggagaagtgagttgtatggaagttaactcagtcttattgcatgaaatccctagatacaatgatgtatcatgcgttggagagaacgcaaccgaacatgtcgtgttctgacggtggcaacggagtgggacagacaatacttattgcttgactaacggatgtaactggatgcgctccatttcccgcggcatgcatgttatgaaaggtatttccggttccactataagtgtatgtgagcgcgcgtcatggtataaggatactatgacggaagaaagatatttgtgtacgtttgagtttgttcctcaggttttgttgtatcttggcaaattggaggagcaacaggaactagtttatagcactaattcttcaatgattgttttataagttctttgatccgcattgctagtttacgcataggtcctcgtatccgctgcctaacccaaggggagcgtcgccaacgagtagagttttacagtccctaagtcccttaggtgtatcgccggtcgttcgtaataacgccctccCTTttttaccaggctctgttcctaacagcgcttctgtccatacgttgtacattggtgtatattgtaacacCTTGCCTGAACGAACAAAGTGCGAGGCAACTTTGGTGTAGGGTATTGAGAATAGCAATATGCATTGGTGAAAAGATTGACACTATTTGGCACTACGCTGTCCGACCTCGCGTTTCATGTTTTCGGCTTTCCGCGAGTAATTCTATATCTTTTTCGAGTTGAGCTAAACAAGCGTTCCGAGACGCAGACGGATCTGCACTCAAAGCAGTTCATTGTGAAATGGATGTCCTCACGATAGACTTTCGACAAAACATTTTTCTGCAAACAAACATAAGGCAGCTTCTCGGATGAATCGTTATTATCTATAAAGAGAGGTCAAGATCCAACTGTTTCTAGTGCATGGAACGTTTGCCCATTTgaatcgtttccttccaGAATTCCTGCACAGGGCGAAATGGAGTTGGGGCCGAACTGCCGTAGAACGTTAAATGGTCTAGTCCATTGCTATCTGCTTGGAATGCAGACGTGGAGTTACGCATTGGTTGGCTTGTGTTGGGCATTTGTTCATCTGCCGATCAGAACAGCCCTGTTAGAAAACAATGACAAACGATGTCTGCAGCAACTACCCCCATGAAATATTTCGTATGTAGCCAATTAGCGTTTCTCGtctgttcttcttcgttCCAAGTTGTCCAACAACCCGTTCCGCAATTTTGTGGTTGTCTGCTTCGTGTCGCAAACCGTCACGTCCTTTACTACCGTCCCGTGCGACTACTGCAAGACTGCGAAAAGGAAGCCAAATTAGCATCGGCAACACCATCGAACGCGAAACATCGCCTAGTGCACTTTACCTTGCAGCACAATGGTGGCAGTGCTATGGCCAATAGTTGGAGCCGGTCTTGTGGCACTTGTCGCCGTGGGGGTGCAACAGCGAAGAAAGCTGCGGCAAATTAAAGCGCCTGGTGAATCTCCCACGCTGCCTCGTCCATTGGCCAAGAATGCGACATTGTTGTCATCCTCGCCATCCGGGGCTCCCTTGTATACCTACGTAATTGGCGATTTGCACGGAGACGCTGACTGTGCTCGATACTGGGTCGACAAACTAGAACTTATTGGTGCAGCAAAAACTACTGTTGATGATCCAAGTTTCGACCGTAGCAACGTTTGGTTGCAACCCAACTCGACCCTGGTCTTTATGGGGGATTATGTTGATCGAGGCCCACAGAGTCTCGGAACGCTGCAGTACGTATACAGTCTGACTGAGGCTTTTCCGTCATACGTAACGGCACTCATGGGCAATCACGAAATGGAATTGCTGAAAGATAGGGATCCCGACACCTCGATCAAATACCTCCAAATGCCGTACGCTACCGTGCACCCACAAGAATACTTGCAATACTTTGGTGTACAGCAACCACCTCAAATACCACATCAAAGACTGCTGGATGAACGAGACGAGCTCGTAGTGGATTTGCTGTTGAATGCGAGTCTAGAAATTTACGCGAATGGCTGGCACTCCCATATTCTCACAACTCCGAGTATTGCCGACGCTCAGAACATTGGCCGCCACGCCATCGTGGAACTCTTCAGTAAAGGTTCCGGCGGGTCTgaaattgacgacgaaaacgtgCAGCTACTCGTGGCTTCCCGTTTGGAAGAATATCAAAGGGCCTATCTGAATGCGTATGCCGATACGACCGTACTAGGAGCCTGGCTGGAATCGTTACCGGTCGTACACATTGAGCACGGCGTTTTATTCTGCCACGGTGGTCTTAGTGGAACGACCACTTCTCTACTTCAGGAGGTAGGACTCGAGCACTTGAATGCATGGACTCGCAATCACACCGGAGCTAACGTCTTTCGggattttttggaaaacacGCCGCAAGGGCAGGCTGTCTATGATATTTTGACCTACCGTGGCAACCACCAGACTGGTGCCTGCGACGCGCTGGAGTCGCGGCTTCACGCTTTGAATGTGAGCAAACTAGTCGTCGGCCATACCCCAGCCCAGAACGTACGGGTCAAGTGCGACGGTACCTTTTTCGCGGTAGACTCGTTACTGGGACGGTGGATTCGGACATCGGGCAACTTTTATTGCCCAGTCACGGCCCGGTCGTCCCAGAACGGAAAGTTTGCTTGTGACGATCTGATTGATTCTTGTGAAGGCCAGATCGTACGGATAAATCATGACGACGGGACTGTAGACATACTAAGTTGAATAATTTGATGCTTTCAAATTGTTGACACAGTGAGTTATTACCTGAGAGATAAGCACAAAAATGCTGCTAGCGAGTCTGTATTCTTGAATGAAGAACTagcgctgactgtgaatcgtaCACAGATCCATACTGGAGTAGCGCAAGCAGCGGAATGAATCGTTCCGTGATCGAGTTGTCgtggctaactgtaaagctAGATTGGAAGAATGGGCGACTTTATGGCATTGTTGGTAACTGACCGATTAGTAGCCCTTGGTTCTAGCCCGAAGATGTGATATAGAAAAGGTCGACAAGCGCGAATCCTTCGCCTGTTCTAGACGAAGCTGGATCTGCTCCTTAAATGACTATCCGGTATATCAAAAGTTTATTGACGATAATGTTTTCCATATCGATGACTGCGACGATTTCGAGCAAAATGTCCAACTTATGTTTGAATCCTAATCATTATCAATGATTAATAATGCAGGACAGGATTAGAGTCATCACAACTTCGAACACGATAGTGTAAGCAAGACTTTATTTGTTGCGTGATAAATAGTTTAGACCAATCAGAAGTCACGTAAAACTCCTACGAATAATCAGGTCTTTCCCCAGGAGAAAATCGCTCTTGGCGGCCAAGTGACCCATCCGGTCCCCTCCGCCCGGTCATAAATTGTCTACTCTGGAGAGAAGTCTTTACGCACTCACTCCAGCTCCGAGTGGACGGACACCTTGTATTGTCTGAAATGGTGAAGAAAGACAAGGGCGGTGCCGCCACAGCAAATGAGGTGTATGTGTTGGATAAGGATTATGCGTGGGTTCCGGCTCGGTTGATCGAGCAGAACGGTGAAAAAGTGCGAGTCTCCATTCCAACGTATGCTGAGGAGGCGCAAATCCTGAGCGATTGCGGCAAAGGCGCCAAACGCTGGATGGAGAAGGAGATCCATTTGAAACACTATCCTGGAAAGACATTGCCTCTCCAAAACATAAAGAATGGTTCGTTGAACGAGAAGGAAGACATGGTCGATTTGCCGTACCTTCACGAAGTAAGCTATTGCAATCCGTAAACGACTGCCAAAAAATAGCGGTCCATCCCAGTGTTCTCACAGCATGCCACTTCCCGCTAGGCTGCCATTCTTTTCAACCTGAAAGCTCGCCATATACAGGGTCTTCCATACACGCGTACCGGAGATATCGTAATCGCTTTGAATCCCTACCAATGGCTGGACGACTTATACAGcgaaaagaaacaaaacaGGTACTCTCAAAAGCTTGTCTGGGAAAGCCATGATTCTGACCCCCGGCAAGAAATTGCTCCTCACGTGTATGAGACTTCGGCTCTGTCATACAAGGGACTTGCCGCAGATGGACAAAATCAATCCATTCTTGTCTCTGGCGAATCTGGTGCCGGGAAGACTGAAACTGTGAAGATTTGTATGAATCACATCGCTAGCGTGCAGGCTGGTCCGGGAAGCAAGCATAAAAAGGCGAACAAGGTGGTACAACGTGTTGttgaatcaaatccactACTCGAAGCCTTTGGTAATGCCAAGACCCGTCGCAATGACAACTCTTCGCGTTTCGGAAAGTACATTCAACTCCAATTCGATCGCGGCGATGCCTCGGTTGGGGAGCGTATCCCTCCTTGCATGTTGGCAGGGAGCAAATGCGACGTCTACCTTTTAGAAAAGACAAGAATTGTTCAACACGATGAAAACGAACGCACGTATCATATATTTTACCAGATTCTTGCCGCAGAGGATTCAGACAAGGCTGCAATATGGAGCGGCCTTCGCGGTAAGCGAAACCAAGATTTTAAGTACGTTGGGAAGTGCGCCCCTCTTAACTACGATGGTCATACAGATGACCAGCATTACTACAATACTGTTAAATCTCTGGAGCTCATCGATATAAAGGATGAGAAGCTAATGACCCTAATGCGAGCAATCACGGTTGTCATGCAACTAGGAAACATCAACACCGGACCACTCCACGGCGACTACGATAAGTCCACGGTGACGAATCGAAATGAGCTTGATGATCTCTCTGAGCTAATCGGTATTCCAAGCAATGACATGATTCATGCTTTGACGGAACGCACCATGACAACCCGAGGCGAAGTTTTTAAGGTACCACTTAAGCCGgaccaagcaaaagattCTTGTGATGCATTTGCTAAGGAGATCTATTCCAAGCTTTTCTTGTGGCTCGTTCGAGAAATCAACGACGCAACCTGTGCAGAAAAGAACTACAGCGGACAGCGGCAAGCAGA
Proteins encoded in this region:
- a CDS encoding predicted protein yields the protein MENSGSPSMVRLLAINVILFLVNAQENVHPDVIAVVEVKVGVSPRPRWASSYSEGDSCYCLPSDSNMDNFVVETTRGWMTTTEVCDLVGPGPGRRGRPVYNDIQCGNGPASTEKNELLCPGRIDIGESGCGHTGPKWNLEAAEGANASPPMTLPRSRDTHPDIVTIVNVVGGVIPGGKSWADSYSANGRCYCASSFDHKFANHILETPLGWLPIRRICELIGPGPRIAGNPVYNDVQCGNGPPKAVQHEHACPGRTDIGPEGCGQIGPRWNFDTIGSITQILAATAAPSSPQQKVHLVPETQSSAIGQETSDPPSKSPRNRGKRNGVTITTPNRIMNRAPNRSRTKNMNTAPSNGDNVAPPTNSGGEANSPSSTPTRTVESQVPASTLPNESPSASPQLSPPGDSSNGLMSSVPIGAPTVAVPIFDVPQFSRSDVPSDIPSDLPSFFPSTTPSDIPSDVPSDVPSDVPSDVPSDVPSSVPSDVPSSVPSGMPTIMTAAPVAESEFPISLSTSLRRRRFDGVTILKFGGLAYSLRFFF
- a CDS encoding predicted protein; this encodes MIARLCKTSGSTVAAFASADLSSCQWLIRPNFTRRETTKTRCTSSSSSALSEKTDHAQQPQQSSSPRENLQSLFKNPIVHKLWTERQAAKAREGRIGNVDYDPSIGKAPADSRVEITYAFSTDELLYESYRNPWGQMRLGRMMEDLDALAGNIAFFHVDQGQTMHPIIVTASVDRIRLQERPTAKHDQILSGQVSWTGKSSMEIRMSCMDAGTQQEWLEAFVTFVTLDPITKKPTAIPPILPQTPDEESYFTRGAQRAALKRQRRSRINSKPTSQSAPSADHTAQAHIEHMAASLLQEAGPLLNMPALANPHSILMNATRMQNAMIAQPQTQNLHNRVFGGFLMRRAFELAYSNAYVFGGARPIFLEVDDVSFANPVDVGDLLVFNSRVLYTDHGRLGDYYASSNDHRELPLIYVEVEAWVTEPERVSARLSNQFYFTFAADQPMVRRVLPSSMDEASRMATRMEADRQQQYETR
- a CDS encoding predicted protein, producing MVAVLWPIVGAGLVALVAVGVQQRRKLRQIKAPGESPTLPRPLAKNATLLSSSPSGAPLYTYVIGDLHGDADCARYWVDKLELIGAAKTTVDDPSFDRSNVWLQPNSTLVFMGDYVDRGPQSLGTLQYVYSLTEAFPSYVTALMGNHEMELLKDRDPDTSIKYLQMPYATVHPQEYLQYFGVQQPPQIPHQRLLDERDELVVDLLLNASLEIYANGWHSHILTTPSIADAQNIGRHAIVELFSKGSGGSEIDDENVQLLVASRLEEYQRAYLNAYADTTVLGAWLESLPVVHIEHGVLFCHGGLSGTTTSLLQEVGLEHLNAWTRNHTGANVFRDFLENTPQGQAVYDILTYRGNHQTGACDALESRLHALNVSKLVVGHTPAQNVRVKCDGTFFAVDSLLGRWIRTSGNFYCPVTARSSQNGKFACDDLIDSCEGQIVRINHDDGTVDILS
- a CDS encoding predicted protein — translated: EDMVDLPYLHEAAILFNLKARHIQGLPYTRTGDIVIALNPYQWLDDLYSEKKQNRYSQKLVWESHDSDPRQEIAPHVYETSALSYKGLAADGQNQSILVSGESGAGKTETVKICMNHIASVQAGPGSKHKKANKVVQRVVESNPLLEAFGNAKTRRNDNSSRFGKYIQLQFDRGDASVGERIPPCMLAGSKCDVYLLEKTRIVQHDENERTYHIFYQILAAEDSDKAAIWSGLRGKRNQDFKYVGKCAPLNYDGHTDDQHYYNTVKSLELIDIKDEKLMTLMRAITVVMQLGNINTGPLHGDYDKSTVTNRNELDDLSELIGIPSNDMIHALTERTMTTRGEVFKVPLKPDQAKDSCDAFAKEIYSKLFLWLVREINDATCAEKNYSGQRQADFTTIGLLDIFGFESFPVNGFEQLCINYANEKLQQKFTRDIFQTVQEEYKFEGIRLDDIMYDNNTDVLDLIEGRGGLLAILNEECVRPKGSDREFVYKAKDTNKNSACLINDKLLGPMDFGIHHYAGKVVYFADGFLVRNQDAIAADLKEIAKKSSNDIIANHLDNDKSLNEENDTAARNMPPRRGKSGISNDTLWSKFKTQLNSLMKSLNETQSRYIRCIKPNTLKKPFILQHMTTVEQLRCAGVVAAVTISRSAFPNRLDHRACLERFKLLSKKKAKKSSKGDTKDEVTKMLERALRGMPSSDDGREPFVVGKTRVYFRAGALEFLESERMKGWDKWAIDIQRVTRGWLVRK